A genomic window from Pseudoalteromonas piratica includes:
- a CDS encoding RES family NAD+ phosphorylase, with translation MLTIEEREQLEELDMYGIEDLFLSECDSWFSADIACCDLCVDDFLKAWPSAGNAIDFQSNVMDIDHFYESTILRDCYTPEDYLKFMQLVNCPSCGEQLKGGFYPYELPFKPVDSFEDILNELMEIAHKSPFVMLKHEFAESVFQAIQELAENAVPIEITQPLYRARAASQITEVAPKEFDVTPKAFASEGRYNHSGLPAFYLGSDMRTCYEEMRRVPCYMAEICINQPVKTLDLTASHENHEQHSDMLDTMVYSALVSAKHDDEGQYKPQYLFSRFVADCAKYAGFDAIKYPSTRTIAGCFNLVFLNQNFSLGNACELLNVKRYPDEN, from the coding sequence ATGTTAACAATTGAAGAAAGAGAGCAGCTTGAAGAGCTGGATATGTATGGAATAGAAGACCTATTTTTATCTGAATGCGATTCTTGGTTTTCAGCGGATATAGCTTGTTGTGACCTCTGTGTTGATGATTTTCTAAAAGCATGGCCAAGTGCTGGAAATGCGATAGACTTTCAAAGCAATGTTATGGATATTGACCATTTTTATGAGTCAACCATACTTAGAGATTGCTACACACCAGAAGATTATTTAAAGTTTATGCAGTTAGTCAATTGTCCAAGTTGTGGAGAGCAGTTGAAAGGTGGATTCTATCCTTATGAACTACCTTTTAAGCCTGTTGATTCTTTCGAAGATATCCTAAATGAACTTATGGAAATTGCGCATAAGTCGCCCTTTGTGATGCTTAAGCATGAGTTTGCAGAGTCAGTATTTCAAGCTATTCAAGAGTTAGCTGAAAACGCAGTTCCTATAGAAATTACACAGCCTTTGTATCGAGCAAGAGCTGCATCTCAAATTACTGAGGTTGCACCAAAGGAGTTCGATGTTACTCCAAAAGCATTTGCTTCAGAGGGTAGGTATAACCATTCTGGTTTACCTGCCTTTTACCTTGGTAGTGACATGCGTACTTGTTATGAAGAAATGCGCAGGGTTCCATGCTATATGGCTGAAATTTGTATAAATCAACCAGTGAAAACTCTCGATTTAACTGCTTCGCACGAAAACCACGAACAGCATAGTGATATGCTCGATACTATGGTCTATTCAGCTTTAGTGAGCGCAAAGCACGACGATGAAGGGCAGTACAAGCCCCAATATTTGTTTTCAAGGTTTGTCGCTGATTGTGCAAAGTATGCAGGGTTTGATGCAATCAAGTATCCATCAACTCGTACTATCGCTGGGTGTTTTAATCTTGTCTTTCTCAATCAAAACTTTAGCCTTGGCAATGCGTGCGAACTTTTAAACGTAAAGCGTTACCCAGACGAAAATTAA
- a CDS encoding coiled-coil domain-containing protein produces the protein MTKKTPFERYQAYVTTLKSSGEKFPCNNFGDINFTIVAKECGNRRQWFSENSNKIMENTNKKLSQIIQEDAKTVGTSQNTPKNLESVLNNISEKVKKENSRLLKSLEQATAEIEKLRAQVEELEFKVSNIQQESDERYKEMSENGRSFSYAEP, from the coding sequence ATGACTAAAAAAACACCATTTGAACGTTATCAAGCCTATGTAACTACCCTCAAAAGTTCTGGTGAAAAGTTTCCTTGCAATAATTTTGGTGATATTAACTTCACTATAGTGGCAAAAGAATGTGGAAATCGTAGACAATGGTTTAGTGAAAACTCCAATAAAATAATGGAAAATACCAATAAAAAGTTATCTCAAATTATTCAAGAAGATGCTAAAACCGTTGGTACAAGCCAAAATACACCTAAAAATCTAGAATCAGTTCTAAACAATATTTCTGAAAAAGTTAAAAAAGAAAATAGCAGATTATTGAAATCTCTGGAGCAAGCTACTGCAGAGATTGAAAAGTTGCGAGCCCAAGTAGAAGAATTAGAGTTCAAGGTGTCCAATATTCAGCAAGAATCAGATGAACGCTATAAAGAAATGTCTGAAAATGGAAGATCGTTTAGTTATGCTGAACCATAA
- a CDS encoding AAA family ATPase, translating to MEDRLVMLNHKIRVTSISLGSYGGYIFSGKPIQGGKNLVCKVPYKIATRSPATGEVWEITGQKVNSDEYNNYIDLTDCHPIEIKSVLTKELLRWHLLKHYRFRGFGLGKAKIDKLLGKHGIGAEALITLLNHNKWQHLTDLLSEHIAKSLCRNWQALNNHFETLQFLKENSIPVSVAKPLLKVCGYNTVSRLESNPYSLIAFYDIAPNIWHSIERTAAKLGIEQDDPRRLIGLVEYCLYEQLAMAHTACRREEIVAYLEKELGSYDATINALKTALKKKAICHVIYKGIKYYQLSSIGYIEYEVEKEISSLLEHPSQEDIFIDVKSSIDVFKEEIYTRDGFYLTNAQLKAIKEAVTNRLVIIDGYGGTGKTTILEGVVSVLKPEKSYVLALAGKAKERAKQSIGEGAEAFTIHGFIEKVKTKKLAKNEKVKIIIDEASMVDILLIYRLIKSLKGIDYSLLLVGDRAQLSPIGVGLFFHRLVNSDNDKIKVIKLREVHRTKAMGMLHKVSIGVRSGNLHKLEKWRGETEGVYLLPCDNQTQLFNRLLEVKQLMPNAQVVTAHVTESRKDSARLINNFIQSNIQSNQDIFMALGELKIMRNDWVIVNQNVHDLNLYNGNTGIVSSVYYSEEHGEICCNIVFDGNEITITKSNAWELGLQLAYAISIHKSQGSEYDTTVVCAIESSKLLDRSMFYTAITRSRKLTLVAGKLEVAINAVKKPSRFESLKSPFQV from the coding sequence ATGGAAGATCGTTTAGTTATGCTGAACCATAAGATTAGAGTCACCTCTATAAGTTTAGGCTCTTACGGTGGATATATATTTTCAGGAAAGCCAATTCAAGGGGGAAAAAACCTAGTTTGTAAGGTTCCTTATAAAATTGCGACACGCTCACCTGCTACGGGAGAAGTATGGGAAATAACAGGTCAAAAAGTAAATAGCGATGAATACAATAACTATATCGACTTAACAGATTGCCACCCTATCGAAATCAAATCTGTTTTAACTAAAGAGCTTTTACGATGGCATCTTCTAAAACACTACAGGTTCAGGGGCTTTGGTCTGGGAAAAGCTAAAATTGACAAGCTATTAGGCAAGCATGGAATTGGTGCTGAAGCATTAATTACACTGCTCAATCACAATAAATGGCAACACTTAACTGACTTACTTAGCGAACACATTGCTAAATCGCTTTGCCGAAATTGGCAAGCCCTGAATAACCACTTTGAAACACTTCAATTTTTGAAAGAAAATAGTATTCCGGTGAGTGTGGCAAAACCTTTGCTTAAGGTCTGTGGCTACAATACAGTATCTCGTCTAGAGTCCAATCCGTATTCTCTAATCGCTTTTTATGATATCGCTCCCAATATTTGGCACAGCATTGAAAGAACGGCTGCAAAACTAGGAATCGAACAAGACGATCCTAGGCGACTAATTGGTCTAGTTGAATACTGTCTCTATGAACAATTAGCTATGGCTCATACCGCTTGCAGAAGAGAAGAGATTGTAGCTTATTTGGAAAAAGAGCTTGGGTCTTATGATGCAACGATAAATGCTTTAAAGACTGCACTCAAGAAAAAAGCAATTTGTCACGTTATCTATAAGGGGATCAAATACTATCAACTTTCTTCGATTGGCTATATCGAATATGAAGTCGAAAAGGAAATTAGCTCATTACTTGAACACCCTTCACAAGAAGACATTTTTATTGATGTAAAATCTTCAATCGATGTGTTCAAAGAAGAAATTTACACGAGAGATGGATTCTATTTAACAAACGCACAATTGAAAGCTATTAAAGAGGCTGTTACTAATAGATTAGTAATAATCGATGGCTATGGGGGCACAGGAAAAACTACCATTTTGGAAGGTGTAGTCTCCGTTTTGAAACCCGAAAAAAGCTATGTTCTTGCTCTTGCAGGAAAAGCTAAAGAACGAGCAAAACAATCTATTGGTGAAGGCGCAGAAGCTTTTACAATACATGGCTTTATTGAAAAGGTAAAAACCAAGAAGCTAGCTAAAAACGAAAAAGTTAAGATTATAATTGATGAAGCTTCAATGGTTGATATTCTGCTGATATACAGACTAATAAAATCATTAAAAGGTATCGACTATTCCTTGTTACTGGTGGGAGACAGAGCACAATTATCCCCCATTGGAGTTGGACTTTTCTTTCACCGTTTAGTTAACAGTGATAATGATAAAATAAAAGTTATCAAACTCAGGGAAGTACATAGAACAAAAGCCATGGGAATGCTTCACAAAGTATCAATTGGGGTTAGATCCGGCAACTTACATAAGCTTGAAAAATGGAGAGGTGAAACTGAAGGCGTCTACCTATTGCCTTGCGACAACCAAACTCAGCTATTCAACAGGCTGTTAGAAGTGAAACAACTAATGCCTAATGCTCAGGTTGTAACTGCACATGTTACTGAATCCCGTAAAGACTCCGCTAGACTGATCAATAATTTTATACAAAGTAATATTCAGTCTAATCAAGACATTTTCATGGCTTTAGGTGAGTTAAAGATAATGAGAAATGACTGGGTAATTGTTAATCAGAACGTGCATGACCTAAACCTATACAACGGTAATACTGGTATTGTTAGCTCGGTTTACTACTCAGAAGAACACGGAGAAATTTGCTGCAATATTGTTTTTGATGGCAATGAAATAACAATTACTAAATCTAACGCATGGGAACTTGGTCTGCAGTTAGCCTACGCAATATCAATACATAAATCTCAAGGTTCTGAGTACGACACAACGGTTGTTTGCGCAATCGAAAGCAGTAAACTTTTAGATAGAAGTATGTTTTATACTGCAATTACTCGCTCCAGAAAACTCACTTTAGTTGCAGGTAAACTGGAAGTAGCAATCAATGCAGTTAAAAAACCAAGTAGATTTGAGTCACTAAAATCACCTTTTCAAGTTTAG
- a CDS encoding helix-turn-helix domain-containing protein, translated as MDDFAKKLGKNIKLMRVYKDQSQAELSFKSGLDQSYLSRVENGTVNVTVIKLCQMAKALECNLIELIPEIDDTSAL; from the coding sequence ATGGACGATTTTGCGAAAAAATTAGGTAAAAATATCAAACTGATGAGGGTCTATAAAGACCAAAGCCAAGCCGAATTATCATTTAAATCAGGTTTAGATCAGAGCTATTTAAGTCGAGTGGAGAACGGCACAGTAAATGTAACAGTTATTAAATTATGCCAGATGGCAAAAGCGCTTGAATGTAATTTGATTGAATTAATACCGGAAATTGATGACACTAGCGCACTTTAA
- a CDS encoding DEAD/DEAH box helicase, with translation MKLRNWQSECIHSAISNYKSNKHFLALATPGAGKTAMASVLAKLLYDQNDIDLVICFSPSSIVANDFSEALSDQLKSHFDGTIGALGNSFTYQGLSTLGNKVWRLFDKYRVFVIFDEIHHCAGSNIKDANAWGKPIITMIKEKAAYTIALTGTPWRSDALPIALAEYCNDSGKIQCDYVYGLKQAIADNVCRIPQVVALDNDQITVVEGDETRHFTSFIDLLSQSIIPYSEIVTNTSVIEQLLIHSSHKLNELRTFNKEAGGLIVASSITHAWQIQLILKQVIGESALVVTSDESNGNELIRSFRHNQQKWIISVGMISEGTNIPRLQVCCYLSNVKTEMNYRQVMGRLLRITDAPNQQAIFFMPAEPKLVEYAYRVSQDIPENLEKVKFTQMDKEIITKANVLSESDEVINSDCNTLISATKQTISIGDTTFNVDERLTSSNDIPSIELDISIDKIMRIFGQFNHKELEIEGFEQLNISEQSIKKLSQYSSVAF, from the coding sequence ATGAAACTAAGAAATTGGCAGTCAGAGTGTATTCACTCTGCAATTTCTAACTATAAATCAAACAAGCATTTTTTGGCCCTTGCTACTCCTGGCGCTGGCAAAACAGCGATGGCCTCAGTATTAGCTAAATTACTGTATGACCAAAATGATATTGATCTTGTAATTTGCTTTTCTCCTTCTTCAATCGTCGCGAATGATTTTAGTGAAGCGTTAAGTGATCAACTTAAATCCCATTTTGACGGCACTATTGGTGCATTGGGTAATTCATTCACTTATCAGGGTTTGAGCACACTAGGTAATAAGGTCTGGCGCTTATTTGATAAGTATCGTGTGTTTGTGATCTTCGATGAGATCCATCATTGCGCAGGATCAAATATCAAAGATGCTAATGCTTGGGGTAAGCCAATCATTACAATGATTAAAGAAAAAGCTGCCTACACAATCGCTTTAACTGGCACACCGTGGCGATCCGATGCGCTACCTATCGCTCTTGCTGAATATTGTAATGATTCAGGAAAAATACAATGTGATTATGTATATGGCTTAAAACAAGCGATTGCTGACAATGTGTGTCGAATTCCACAAGTAGTCGCATTAGATAATGATCAGATTACAGTTGTTGAAGGTGATGAAACGAGACACTTCACAAGCTTTATAGATTTGCTATCACAATCAATTATTCCATATTCTGAGATTGTGACTAACACCAGCGTGATAGAGCAGCTATTAATCCACTCAAGTCATAAGTTAAATGAACTACGAACTTTTAATAAAGAAGCAGGTGGATTAATCGTCGCTTCATCTATAACTCATGCTTGGCAAATACAACTAATTTTGAAACAGGTTATTGGAGAAAGTGCTCTTGTTGTCACTAGTGATGAAAGCAATGGAAATGAACTTATTAGATCTTTCAGACATAACCAACAGAAGTGGATCATCAGTGTTGGAATGATCTCTGAAGGCACCAACATTCCACGCCTTCAGGTGTGCTGTTATCTTTCAAATGTGAAAACAGAAATGAACTACCGTCAGGTGATGGGGCGTTTACTGCGTATTACTGATGCACCAAACCAGCAGGCAATTTTTTTTATGCCTGCCGAGCCAAAACTTGTTGAATATGCTTATCGCGTGTCTCAGGACATTCCTGAAAATTTGGAAAAAGTAAAATTTACTCAGATGGATAAAGAAATCATAACTAAAGCAAATGTGTTAAGTGAAAGTGACGAAGTGATTAATAGTGACTGTAATACCTTAATTAGTGCTACAAAACAAACTATCAGCATTGGTGATACAACATTTAACGTGGATGAGAGGCTCACGTCGTCTAATGACATACCATCAATTGAATTAGACATTTCAATCGATAAAATCATGAGGATCTTTGGTCAATTTAATCACAAAGAGCTTGAGATCGAAGGCTTCGAACAACTAAACATCTCAGAACAATCAATAAAAAAGCTTAGCCAATATAGTTCAGTGGCATTTTAA
- a CDS encoding tyrosine-type recombinase/integrase: MKNFVRIKGKLLSDGMALMNVHTSEYYEPFEAYVRMLLDKEGATTTTKQYAEHVSRFLDFLYEYQTVAIENQIDIVASRLFANYEKFLIKGKHNDDELLKQVAKNLNKTKNTSHVSISQGIESALNYFLEMQLFNNVQEEHFDFLTYTSEITTKQKAKIKKNSWLSATTKLLSASKPKIKRKLFPKASKRANKNGLNNNKEKAYRGAIPANSSIDFFTHHLSEQRFNKFSVVRDLLMYSFLATSGVRQSECLQITVDDIDFDKREIRIVNPFTRTQIGLTEKEEECLSWKGRVTEKTFLIQPFAHIFWGLLETYLSTHYKTNVNHRYLFQKLNGRPFFAADRSERSKTFKKYLRAVDQSLGKHNLHGFRHLYGFYVYNYLPIVNSKGEATGEQGMPLGFVKILMGHAQISSTEVYAREDIDLIEFVIASSNSYIRKKGITPKQLLSQYYTKQMKMLESKLEEL; the protein is encoded by the coding sequence ATGAAAAATTTCGTAAGGATTAAGGGGAAATTGCTTTCTGATGGAATGGCATTGATGAATGTACATACCTCAGAGTATTACGAACCATTTGAGGCTTATGTAAGGATGTTGCTGGATAAGGAAGGTGCAACAACCACAACAAAGCAATATGCTGAGCATGTTAGTAGATTTCTCGACTTCCTCTATGAATACCAAACTGTAGCTATTGAAAACCAGATAGATATTGTTGCAAGTCGCTTGTTTGCAAATTATGAAAAGTTTTTAATAAAGGGAAAACACAATGATGATGAGCTGTTAAAGCAAGTCGCCAAAAACCTAAATAAGACAAAGAACACAAGCCATGTAAGTATTTCGCAAGGAATTGAATCTGCACTCAACTACTTTCTGGAAATGCAGTTATTTAATAATGTTCAAGAAGAACACTTTGATTTTCTGACATACACCTCTGAAATTACCACAAAGCAAAAAGCTAAAATAAAGAAAAACTCTTGGCTCTCTGCAACCACTAAATTACTGTCCGCGTCTAAACCTAAAATTAAAAGGAAGCTCTTCCCTAAAGCAAGCAAGAGAGCGAATAAAAATGGTTTAAACAATAATAAAGAAAAGGCATACAGGGGAGCGATCCCTGCCAATAGCAGCATTGACTTTTTTACTCATCATTTAAGTGAACAGCGTTTTAATAAGTTTTCTGTAGTTAGAGATCTGCTTATGTACTCTTTTTTAGCAACCTCAGGAGTGAGACAGTCTGAGTGCTTACAAATTACCGTTGACGATATTGATTTTGATAAAAGAGAAATAAGAATCGTCAATCCATTTACTCGCACTCAAATAGGACTCACTGAAAAAGAAGAAGAGTGCCTTTCTTGGAAAGGAAGAGTGACTGAAAAAACGTTCTTAATCCAGCCTTTCGCACATATATTCTGGGGTTTATTAGAGACGTATTTAAGCACTCATTACAAAACGAATGTTAATCATAGATATCTCTTTCAAAAATTAAATGGCAGACCATTTTTCGCTGCCGACAGGTCTGAACGATCCAAAACCTTTAAAAAATATTTAAGAGCAGTAGACCAAAGTTTAGGCAAACACAACTTACATGGTTTTAGGCACTTATATGGTTTTTATGTCTATAACTATCTTCCAATAGTTAATAGTAAAGGTGAAGCTACAGGTGAACAAGGAATGCCGCTAGGTTTTGTTAAAATATTAATGGGTCATGCACAAATATCTTCAACAGAAGTCTATGCCAGAGAAGATATTGATTTAATAGAGTTTGTTATAGCTTCATCGAATTCATATATTAGAAAAAAAGGGATAACTCCTAAGCAACTTTTATCTCAATACTATACAAAGCAAATGAAAATGCTGGAAAGTAAACTAGAGGAGCTTTAA